ATCGGTGAGCCCGGCGTCGGCAAGACCGCCGTCGTGGAGGGCCTCGCCCAGGCCATCGTCAAGGGCGAGGTGCCCGAGACCCTCAAGGACAAGCACCTCTACACCCTGGACCTCGGCGCGCTGGTCGCCGGCTCCCGCTACCGCGGTGACTTCGAGGAGCGCCTGAAGAAGGTGCTCAAGGAGATCCGCACCCGCGGCGACATCATCCTGTTCATCGACGAGCTGCACACGCTGGTCGGTGCGGGTGCCGCCGAGGGCGCCATCGACGCGGCTTCCATCCTGAAGCCGATGCTGGCCCGCGGTGAGCTGCAGACCATCGGTGCGACGACGCTGGACGAGTACCGCAAGCACCTGGAGAAGGACGCGGCCCTGGAGCGCCGCTTCCAGCCCATCCAGGTCGCGGAGCCGTCCCTGCCGCACACCATCGAGATCCTCAAGGGTCTGCGCGACCGGTACGAGGCGCACCACCGCGTCTCCATCACCGACGAGGCGCTGGTCCAGGCCGCCACCCTGGCCGACCGGTACATCTCGGACCGCTTCCTGCCGGACAAGGCGATCGACCTGATCGACGAGGCCGGTTCCCGGATGCGCATCCGCCGGATGACCGCGCCGCCGGACCTGCGCGAGTTCGACGAGAAGATCGCCGGTGTCCGCCGCGACAAGGAGTCCGCGATCGACTCGCAGGACTTCGAGAAGGCCGCCTCCCTGCGCGACAAGGAGAAGCAGCTCCTCGCTGCCAAGGCCAAGCGGGAGAAGGAGTGGAAGGCCGGCGACATGGACGTCGTCGCCGAGGTCGACGGCGAGCTGATCGCCGAGGTCCTCGCCACGGCCACGGGCATCCCGGTCTTCAAGCTGACCGAGGAGGAGTCCAGCCGCCTGCTCCGCATGGAGGACGAGCTCCACAAGCGGGTCATCGGCCAGAACGACGCCGTCAAGGCGCTGTCGAAGGCGATCCGCCGTACGCGTGCCGGTCTGAAGGACCCGAAGCGTCCCGGTGGCTCGTTCATCTTCGCCGGCCCGTCCGGTGTCGGTAAGACCGAGCTGTCCAAGGCGCTCGCCGAGTTCCTCTTCGGTGACGAGGACGCGCTGATCTCCCTCGACATGTCGGAGTTCAGCGAGAAGCACACGGTGTCGCGTCTCTTCGGTTCGCCCCCCGGTTACGTGGGCTACGAGGAGGGCGGCCAGCTGACGGAGAAGGTCCGCCGCAAGCCGTTCTCGGTCGTCCTCTTCGACGAGGTCGAGAAGGCCCACCCGGACATCTTCAACTCGCTGCTGCAGATCCTGGAGGACGGTCGCCTGACCGACTCCCAGGGCCGGGTCGTGGACTTCAAGAACACGGTCATCATCATGACGACCAACCTCGGCACCCGGGACATCTCCAAGGGCTTCAACCTGGGCTTCGCGGCCTCGGGTGACACGAAGACCAACTACGAGCGCATGAAGAACAAGGTCTCGGACGAGCTCAAGCAGCACTTCCGGCCCGAGTTCCTCAACCGCGTCGACGACGTGGTCGTCTTCCCGCAGCTGACCCAGGACGACATCCTGCGGATCGTCGACCTGATGATCAGCAAGGTGGACGAGCGCCTGAAGGACCGGGACATGGGCATCGAGCTCGCCCAGTCCGCCAAGGAGCTGCTCGCCAAGAAGGGCTACGACCCCGTCATGGGCGCCCGGCCGCTGCGCCGGACGATCCAGCGCGAGATCGAGGACAGCCTGTCGGAGAAGATCCTCTTCGGCGAGCTGCGCCCCGGTCACATCGTGGTCGTGGACACCGAGGACGAGGGCGAGACGAAGACCTTCACCTTCCGGGGTGAGGAGAAGTCGGCCCTGCCGGACGTCCCGCCGATCGAGCAGGCGGCCGGTGGCACGGGACCGAACCTGAGCAAGGACGTGTAAGCGTCACGACCGAGTGAGAGGGGCCGGTGCTGAAAAGCACCGGCCCCTCATCCATGCCCCGGGGCGGTGTGCGCTCCCGCGTTACCTGCCGTTCTGTCCGACGGCCGGAAGATCAAGGCCAGAGGCGGTCAAGCACGCCCGCACCTTCGCCAAGGTGGACCGCGCTCTCCCGTCCTCTCAGGTCTGGTCCCGGTAGTGGAGCGCCGGTAAGACGGGCACACGTGCCCGCACAGCGTGGTGAAGGCCCTGGCCTTCAGGCCAGGGAGCACGTCAAGACAGCTGCCCGTCGTAGTCCGGCAGCTTGTACGTCTTCTCGGCATGGCCGCCGGAGAGGTCGGTGGCGCTGTTGCCGATGTTCGCGATGATCGTGTAGCCCTTCTTCTCGACGTCGACGCGCTGGGCCGTCTTGTACTCGGCGACGTTCTTGAAGAGGTCGATGAAGTTCCGGACGTAGAGGCCGGAGACCTGGTAGCCGGCCTGCTTGAGGTTGTACTCGGTGAACGAGTAGATGATGTCCGGGCGGGCGGTCACGAAGAACAGGGCGACGCCGCGCTCCTGGGCGTATCTGGCGGCCTCCAGGACCGGCTTGTTGGCCGGTTGCGGGTAGCTGAAGCCGAAGTCGGTCTCCAGCGTGGTGTTGTCGATGTCGAAGACGATCGCCTGCTTCTCGCCCGGCTTGGCGGCCGCGATCCGCTGCTTCAGATAGGGCAGCGCCTGGTCCATCACCGCCTGGCAGTCCTTCTGCCAGGTCGCGTAGTCGACGTCTGCGGCGGCGGCCGTGGTGACCGCGGTGGCGGCACCTGCGGGGGCCGCGGCGTCGGCCGGTGCGGCCATCGCCACGAGGGCGGCCGCCGAGACGGCGGTCACTGATGCGCGGCGCAACCAGGGGCGTCGGGTCTGCATGTCGTGGGGGTTCCTCTCACGTCCGTGACGCTTCCAACATGTCGTGTGCATGTTCGTGGGCGAGGGTGGCGCGAGGGGAACCGTAGGGTTACCGAACAGTAGGCGCATAGAGGCGTGCGCCACATTTCCGGAATGGCCGAAGAGGGCCTCCGGTGACATGCCGCACAGGCGATATGTCCGTTACTAGGCGGAATAGTGCTGAACGGGTCGGGGGGAAAGGGATTCTTGCCCCGTGGAGCAGGCCGAAGTGCGGTGTAATGCGCTGTTTCGTCCCTAATGGGCGCCATGTCAAGAGACGTAGAACACTGAACGAAATTACTAACTTCTGTCGTAGATCACCATTTTGGGAGTTTGTCGGACTTCGGGTTACCAAGGGATGGCCATTCGGCGAGCGACTGTGCGCCGGGTGGTTTTCTCCGTCCCCTTCCCCATGAGGTTTCGATGTCCCAGCGCGTCACGTCCCGTTCTTCCCGTACGTCCCAGCTCCGCACCCGTGCGACCGTGCTGGCCGCCGGCATAGGTGTCTCGGTCGCACTGGGAGCCGGGGTCGCGTCCGCCGCCGACACCACGGCCGCGTCCGGTGCCGCCAGTGCCGTCCAGGCGCAGGCCGCCGCCCAGGCCAACGCCGCCCAGGCCGAGGCCGCGAAGGTTGAGAAGGCCGCCAAGGCCGCCGCCGCGAAGAAGGCGGCTGCCGCCAAGAAGGCCGCCGTGCAGAAGGCCGCCAAGAAGGCCAAGCCGTCCTGGGTCGACCCGGTGAAGAAGTACAGGCTCTCCGCGAGCTTCGCCCAGAACGGCGGCATGTGGCAGTCCACCCACAGCGGGCAGGACTTCGCCGTGCCGAGCGGCACCCAGGTCGTCGCCGCCCACGGCGGCACCGTCGTCAAGGCGGGCGGCAACGGCGCCGGTGACGGCCCCGCGTACGGCAACGCCGTCGTGATCAAGCACGGCAACGGCACGTACTCGCAGTACGCCCACCTGTCGACGGTCAAGGTGAGGATCGGCCAGGTCGTCAAGACCGGCCAGGAGATCGCCCGGTCCGGCAACACCGGCAACTCGAGCGGTCCGCACCTGCACTTCGAGATCCGTACGACCCCGAACTACGGCTCGGCGGTCGACCCGGTGAAGTTCCTGCGCGCCAAGGGCGTCAAGGTCTGACGATCCGGACGGATTCCGGACGGCCCCCGAGCCCGCTAGGAGCCCTGCGCTCCCCGGTGGGCCTGGGCCACCAGGTCCGTGGCGACCTCGAGGACGGCTTTGTTCTTCTCCTCGGGGTCGTCTCCCATGTCCTGGAGCAGGAACATGCCGGCGTGCAGCGTGAAGATCGCGCTGGCGCAGCGGACCTGGTCGACCAGGTCCGCTTCCGGGTCGACGATGATGTCGCGCAGATTGTGGATGCGCGCCTTGAAGGAATCGCCGATCCGCAGGTCCCGCACCGTCGCCTGGTTCTCGTGCATGAAGCGGAACAGCGGTGCCGCCTGGGTGAGCGTGTCGGCGTACCGGCGGACGATCTCCTGCTTGGTGGCGAGGGTGGGCGGCTGCTGCCGGCCCCAGTCGATCAGGTCCTCGATCGGCTGCGTGAGGTCCTCGAAGATGCTGACGAGGATCTCTTCCTTCGTCTTGAAGTGGTAGTAGAGCGCCGCCTTGGTGACGTCCAGGTGCTCGGCGATCTCGCGCAGGGAGGTCTTCTCGTAGCCCTGCTCCGCGAAGAGTTCGAGGGCCACGTCCTGGATGCGCCGGCGGGTGTCCCCGCGGCGTCGCTGCCTGGTGCCGTCCATGGTGCCGCCCATCCTCCTACGCCGCTCCCTTTCCATAAAACTTACTTGACGCCCGGCTAGTTCCGCGGCTAGCTTCCGAGTGTAGTCACTAGCCGGTCGGCAAGTAAGTAGCGGTAGCTGGGGAGTGGGAAAGCGATGGCGGACACGACGGAGACACCGGCGGTCGGCGCCGACACCGACACCGGCGGGAAACAGCCGAAGAGCGTGCGGGTCGTGCTGCTCGCGCTGATGATCGCGATGATGCTCGCGATGCTCGACAACATGATCATCGGTACGGCGATGCCGACGATCGTCGGTGACCTGGGCGGCCTCGAACACCTCTCGTGGGTGGTCACCGCCTACACGCTCGCGACCGCGGCCTCCACCCCGCTGTGGGGCAAGCTCGGCGACATGTACGGCCGCAAGGGCATGTTCATGTCGTCCATCGTCCTCTTCCTGATCGGCTCGGCGCTCAGCGGCATGGCCCAGAACATGGGCGAGCTGATCGGCTTCCGGGCCGTCCAGGGGCTCGGTGCCGGCGGTCTGATGGTCGGCGTCATGGCGATCATCGGTGACCTGATCCCGCCCCGGGAGCGCGGCAAGTACCAGGGCATGATGGCCGGCGTCATGGCGCTGGCGATGATCGGCGGCCCGCTGGTCGGCGGCACGATCACCGACAACTGGGGCTGGCGCTGGGCGTTCTACATCAACCTGCCGCTCGGCGTGGTCGCGCTGGTCGCCGTCAGTGCGGTGCTGCACCTGCCCAAGAAGCGGTCCGAGGCACGGATCGACTACCTGGGCGCCGCCCTGCTGACCGTCGGCATCACCGCGATCGTGCTCGTCACCACCTGGGGCGGCACGGAGTACGCCTGGAGCTCCGCACGGATCATGGAGCTGATCGGCATCGGGGTCGCCGCACTCGTCGGGTTCGTGTTCTGGCAGACGCGGGCCGCGGAGCCGGTCCTGCCGCTGCACATCTTCCGCAGCCGGAACTTCACGCTGATGTCGGTCATCGGCTTCATCACGGGCTTCGTGATGTTCGGCGCCACGCTGTTCCTGCCCTTCTACCAGCAGGCCGTACAGGGCGCCTCCGCGACCAACTCCGGGCTGCTGCTCCTGCCGATGCTCGGCGCGATGCTCGTCACGTCGATGGTCGCCGGGCGGGTGACCACGAACACCGGCAAGTACAAGGTCTTCCCGGTGCTCGGCAGCGTGCTGATGATCGTCGGCCTGTACCTGCTGTCCACGATGGACACGGGG
The genomic region above belongs to Streptomyces coeruleorubidus and contains:
- a CDS encoding ATP-dependent Clp protease ATP-binding subunit; the protein is MFERFTDRARRVVVLAQEEARMLNHNYIGTEHILLGLIHEGEGVAAKALESLGISLEAVRQQVEEIIGQGQQAPSGHIPFTPRAKKVLELSLREALQLGHNYIGTEHILLGLIREGEGVAAQVLVKLGADLNRVRQQVIQLLSGYQGKETATAGGPAEGTPSTSLVLDQFGRNLTQAARESKLDPVIGREKEIERVMQVLSRRTKNNPVLIGEPGVGKTAVVEGLAQAIVKGEVPETLKDKHLYTLDLGALVAGSRYRGDFEERLKKVLKEIRTRGDIILFIDELHTLVGAGAAEGAIDAASILKPMLARGELQTIGATTLDEYRKHLEKDAALERRFQPIQVAEPSLPHTIEILKGLRDRYEAHHRVSITDEALVQAATLADRYISDRFLPDKAIDLIDEAGSRMRIRRMTAPPDLREFDEKIAGVRRDKESAIDSQDFEKAASLRDKEKQLLAAKAKREKEWKAGDMDVVAEVDGELIAEVLATATGIPVFKLTEEESSRLLRMEDELHKRVIGQNDAVKALSKAIRRTRAGLKDPKRPGGSFIFAGPSGVGKTELSKALAEFLFGDEDALISLDMSEFSEKHTVSRLFGSPPGYVGYEEGGQLTEKVRRKPFSVVLFDEVEKAHPDIFNSLLQILEDGRLTDSQGRVVDFKNTVIIMTTNLGTRDISKGFNLGFAASGDTKTNYERMKNKVSDELKQHFRPEFLNRVDDVVVFPQLTQDDILRIVDLMISKVDERLKDRDMGIELAQSAKELLAKKGYDPVMGARPLRRTIQREIEDSLSEKILFGELRPGHIVVVDTEDEGETKTFTFRGEEKSALPDVPPIEQAAGGTGPNLSKDV
- a CDS encoding HAD family acid phosphatase — translated: MQTRRPWLRRASVTAVSAAALVAMAAPADAAAPAGAATAVTTAAAADVDYATWQKDCQAVMDQALPYLKQRIAAAKPGEKQAIVFDIDNTTLETDFGFSYPQPANKPVLEAARYAQERGVALFFVTARPDIIYSFTEYNLKQAGYQVSGLYVRNFIDLFKNVAEYKTAQRVDVEKKGYTIIANIGNSATDLSGGHAEKTYKLPDYDGQLS
- a CDS encoding M23 family metallopeptidase; translation: MSQRVTSRSSRTSQLRTRATVLAAGIGVSVALGAGVASAADTTAASGAASAVQAQAAAQANAAQAEAAKVEKAAKAAAAKKAAAAKKAAVQKAAKKAKPSWVDPVKKYRLSASFAQNGGMWQSTHSGQDFAVPSGTQVVAAHGGTVVKAGGNGAGDGPAYGNAVVIKHGNGTYSQYAHLSTVKVRIGQVVKTGQEIARSGNTGNSSGPHLHFEIRTTPNYGSAVDPVKFLRAKGVKV
- a CDS encoding TetR/AcrR family transcriptional regulator yields the protein MGGTMDGTRQRRRGDTRRRIQDVALELFAEQGYEKTSLREIAEHLDVTKAALYYHFKTKEEILVSIFEDLTQPIEDLIDWGRQQPPTLATKQEIVRRYADTLTQAAPLFRFMHENQATVRDLRIGDSFKARIHNLRDIIVDPEADLVDQVRCASAIFTLHAGMFLLQDMGDDPEEKNKAVLEVATDLVAQAHRGAQGS
- a CDS encoding MDR family MFS transporter produces the protein MADTTETPAVGADTDTGGKQPKSVRVVLLALMIAMMLAMLDNMIIGTAMPTIVGDLGGLEHLSWVVTAYTLATAASTPLWGKLGDMYGRKGMFMSSIVLFLIGSALSGMAQNMGELIGFRAVQGLGAGGLMVGVMAIIGDLIPPRERGKYQGMMAGVMALAMIGGPLVGGTITDNWGWRWAFYINLPLGVVALVAVSAVLHLPKKRSEARIDYLGAALLTVGITAIVLVTTWGGTEYAWSSARIMELIGIGVAALVGFVFWQTRAAEPVLPLHIFRSRNFTLMSVIGFITGFVMFGATLFLPFYQQAVQGASATNSGLLLLPMLGAMLVTSMVAGRVTTNTGKYKVFPVLGSVLMIVGLYLLSTMDTGTSRFTSGVSMAVVGLGMGCLMQITMLVAQNSVEMKDMGVASSSTTLFRTLGSSFGVAIMGALFNNRVQDVMAERAGALGSKVTEQSAQLDQAGLAKLPEAAREAYQHAVSAGTHSAFLLGAVVAVVALAAAVFVKEVPLKGAGPKAKDEPDTPAAQPPVVEAV